AGGCTTAAGTCACATACACAGGGCAGGGTGTCCAGCTCCAAGCTGGTGTGGTTTCTCTCCACGATACGCAACAACAGGGTCATGTGGGGTGTAGCGTGGCACCGAGGGAAGGAAGTCCCTGAACAGGAGGTCAGGGCCACTGCAGAAAGTATCGTGGGAAACGTGGGGGTGATCTTCTGGAAGGGGGCGACCACCCAGGCAGCATGTCCTGGGCCACATTGTCCCTCTCCTCCCCCAAAAAGCTGTGTCTTCGTCCTACCCcttggtacctgtgaatgtgaccatCTTTGGAAAAAGGCTCTTTGCAGAGGTAATTAAGTTCAGTATCTTAGAAGGACATCATCCTGGATTTcgagtgggccctaaatccaatgccTGATGTCCTTGTAAGAGAAAGGTCACAGAGACAAGGAAACACAAGGCAGAAAGCCATGAAAAGACTGAGACAGCCAGGCACCGTGgttcaacctgtaatcccagcaccttgggaggcggagggaggcatatcacttgaggccaggagttcaagcccaccctaatcaacatggcaaaacctcgtctctactaaaaatacaggcatggtgacgggcatctgtaatcccagctacttgggaggctgaggcaggagaattgcttgaacctgggagatagaggttgcagtgagccaagattgcaccactgcactgcagtctgggcgacagagtgagactccgtctcaggaagaaaaaaaaaaaaaaaaaagccaccacaGAGGCCAggtagggtggctcatgcctataatcccaggactttgggaggctgaggcaagaagatcacttgaagccaggggttcaagaccagcctcagcaacatagtgagaccccatctctaaaataataaataaataaaatgaaatgaaataaaaaagaaaaagagccacCAAGGAGATCAAGGAGTCTCCTGACTTTGTAGGAATTGAGACCCTCCCCACCAGTCTCGTCCCAGGAAAGCTCCAGGCAGCTGCAAAAACAGGTGCTGGTCCCTAAGCCCTTTCACCATCGGAAGCTCACAGTTGGCCTGGGAAGTTCTGCCCACAGTCTGGGCCTTTTCAGCAGCTGGCTGGGCTGGGCAGCAGGTGGGTCCCCGGGACAGGTGTGCATCAGAGTCCTGAGGAGGGctggtggggatggggagaggcCCCATAGCACACACGGCCCGCGTGGGTCATCTTGCCACCTTCCTTTTTACTACGACTCAGGCATTTTAGAGGACAATATCCCTGAGGCCTCAGATCAATTTCTCTGAgcagggtggggatgggggacctcttttttttttaattaactaaagtccataatTTAATTAGCGTTCACACTCTGTGTTGTACAGTTCTGTGGGTTGTGACAAATGCATGATGTCATGTATACACCATAAACGTAttacacagctttttttttttttttttttttttttttgagatggagtttttcactcttgtcacccaggctggaatgcaatggtgcgatctcagctcactgcaatctctgcctcccaggttcaagcgattctcccccctcagcctcccaagtagctgggattacaggtgcccgccaccaggcctggctaatttttgtatttttagtagagatggggtttcaccatttggccaggctggtcttaaactcctgacctcaggtgatccacccatctcggcctcccaaagtgctgggattacaggcacgagccactgcgccaagcccGCAGCGTTTTACTGCCCTAAACATTCCCTGTGCTCCATCCATTCTTCCCCTCTCCCCCTACCCTCCAGGACCCTCATGTTGCAGAAACAAAGAGGGTACGATGACTTGCCCAGGATccagagggagagaggcagagccTAGAACAGAGTCTCAGAGGCATCGCCTGCTCCCCGAGCCCAGCTCTCATGGCCACCACGGCCGCCGCTTCCTTCCACAGGCCTCTTTTCCCGCACTCCTCCCCGACTTCTCCCATGCCCCTTGGCTTGTGCCCATCTTTCCGTGTGTTCACCCTTTCCCTCACCAGCCCTCGGCCACACCTCATAGATTCATACATgcgcatgctcacacacacacatgaacacacgtgtgcacacacacgagCCCCGCCTGCCACCCTTCCTCACGACTCACCATGAGGCCCTTCTGGACATTCAGCAGCAGCGTCTGCACCTCCTGCAGGTACTTCCAGGACGGGTGGCCGTCGAGCAGCACGTCCTGCACCGACTCAGTGGCACTGAGACTTACCAAGACCCACAGATACCGCAGCTCCCGCTCGCTCACGCGGGCCCTCTGCTGCGGAGACAGGGAAGTCACTGCAACCCCAGAGACACAGGCCTCTGGGCTCTGACCACTCTGACCACCCCCTCACCAGGAACGTGCCCCTGCACAGGGAGCAGACACGGGCCGTCTACTGCGGACAGTGAACAAACGTGTGCCTGGGCCAAGGGCCAGCCTGCTCTCGGGGCTGAGGAGAGGCCCCAGGCCAGCAGCACCACCTGCCAATCCCAGCGCGCCTCTGAGGTTGGGCCCACCAGATGTCGCAGGAAGTGGGTCCCCCCAGCCCAGGAAGGGATACTTACCAGCCTGGTGACATTGGCGATTCTGAACACCCCCTCGTAAGGCACACTGATCTTGTAGTTGATGGGGAAGTAGTGTTTCTAGAGAGGCACAGGAACAAACTGTGAGGCCAGAAGTAGAAATGACCAGCaggctccccagcctcccaagtgatcCTTTTTTAAGACttagcctcactctgtcacccagtctggagtgcaggggcaggatcatggctccctgaagcctcgacctcccaggctcaagcaatcctcccacctcagcctcccaagtaggtgggactacaggtgtgtgccaccacgcccaattttttttttattttttgtagagatggggattcgtcatgttgcccaggctggtcttgaactcctgggctcaagcaatccttccgcctcagcccccccgaagtgctggggttataggcatgagccaccacgcccggcctccagaTGAATTTTGACGTAGAAGGAGAGAACTCAGGGCCCAGCCTTTTGATGGCAGAGGTGGTCCTGTGCAGAGAGGTCTGCCTGGCTCCTAACTGGGATAAGAACAATTCATTTTCCTCTGGGACACAGGGAGGGCGAAACAAAATACGCAGCTCCTATTAAGGCAGAAGTTTCACGCTCAAGAGTGAGGGCACGCTACTTCaagaaaaacatattattttgtgggtgagaatctttttttttttttttttttttttgagacggagcctgtatctgtcgcccaggctggagtgcagtggtgcgatctcgactcactgcaacctccacctctcgggttcactccattctcctgccgagtagctgggactacaggcgcccgccataacgcccggctcattttttgtgtttttggtagagacggggtttcaccgggttagccaggatggtctcgatctcctgatctcgtgatccgcccgcctcggcttcccaaagtgctgggattacaggcatgagccactgcgcccgcccgAATATCTTATAAAAACTAcgatggtgatggctgcacaactctgtgaactAAAAAACCTTTGAGTTGTgcactttaaatgagtgaattatgtcttttatatataaatatgtacattctatctcagtaaagctgttaaaataaaaaagacataagccaagtgcagtggctcatgcctgtaatcccagcaccttgggaggctgaggagagaggctcacttgagcccaggagtttaaggttacactgagctatgatcccgccactacacttcagcctggacaacagagtgacaccctgtctctaaaaattaaattaattaatttaaaaagttacataggtcaggcatggtggttcacacctgtaatcccagcattttaggaggccaaggtgggcatattgcttgagcccaggagttcaagaccaccctgggcaatatggtgaaaccctgtctctactcaaaaaaaaagttttaattagctgggcatgttggccaATGCCTGTagtcctcgggaggctgaggtgggaggatcatttgagcctgggaaatggggttgtagtgagctgagattatctactgaactccagcctgggcaacagagcaagactctgtctcaaaaaaaaaagaaaaagttttttagaaaaagttaaaaaaaaaaaaaggggtgctgggcacggtggctcacgcctgtaattccagcactttgggaggctgaagcgggcggatcacgaggttaagagatggagaccatcttggctaacatggtgaaaccccgtctctactaaaattacaaaaattagctgggcatagtggtgcatgcctatagtcccagctacttgggaggctgaggcaggagaattgcttgaacccgggaggtggagactgcagtgagccaagattgagccactgccctccagcctggcaacagagtgagactccgtctcaaaaaaaaaaaaaagacgcatATAGCCACACAGATATCTCCACTCTGCAAAAAAACCAAAGACTCCAATTTCTAGGTCTTTATCTCCCCGGCTAATAAGTGCCTGGGGTTCCTCGAAGAGCTCCAGGTGTACATTCCTGAGTCATATGGTGAGTGCCACTGTGGAGGTGGGATTAAAGTGAGATCAAAGAGCAGTGGAAGCTCCAGGAGATGGCAGGAGAGGGATCAGTAAATGCAGACCAAGTGCATGGGTAGGTTTCGGAGAAAGAGAAATAGGCCATGGTCAGCTCAGGGCTGACACGGGTCCTAGGAAGGGCTCTGAATGTCCAGAGGCCTATGCCAGGTGAGCCCCGGGAcacagggacagggacagggacacAGGTGGTGCCCACATGGTTACCATGTACTGAAGTCGGTTCCTGTACTGCAGCTTGTCCCGCAGAAAACCTGTGACAGTGCACTCCTCACTCTGCGTCAAGGGCCATATCTCCAAACGCTCGTTCCCACAGGCCATGCCAAGGAGGATCCCAATATCTGTGGACCACACACAACAAGAGCACATGAGCACCCTCCATCTCATCCATGCTGTCCACACGTGCAAAGCCGAGCACGACCGTCATCCGTTCGCATAGGTGACAAGCACCGATGGGaaaagtgtggtggcgggcacggGATCTGGAATGCTTTCCCTGGGGTCTGGCTCCAGAATAGCAAGGTCAGGCAGGCACGAGCAGTCCAGAGGGTCCACATCCACCCCACGCCAACCACTGGAGCCCCCCAGGAAGCACGCCCAGGGTCGACGTCTGGTCTCCCCGCTTCTCTCGCTCTGTGAGGCAGGCACAACCTCCCGCCCATGACAGCCTCAGCCCCTGGTGTCCGGCTGACATGTTTTCAAAGCTCGGTGCTGGGTTTTCCAAGCCAGGCATTCAAGGAGATCGAATCATCCTGGATTCTGGTTTCCACTTGACAAATGACTCTTCCGTCATCCACCCCACCTTCTTTCCTGCTCTATCTGATCTTAGCGTCCCTCCCGGCTGACTACGCCAGCGGGTCTGTCGCGTTTTCCAGTCTGGTCATTCTAGGACGTTAAGCAGATCTCACACTTGGCTGCGTCTCTTCCTGCAACAAATGAACCGCTGAAACATTACCACCCTTTGCCAATGGGGGTCACTGTGACTTCAAAAATAGCCTAAACGATTTCCAAGTGACTGAACAGAAAAAATAGGAGAGAATTcgcaacaaatatgaaaaaaggtTAAGTCCATcagagcagaaagaataaaacagaagtaGGCCAGCAACTACCCAAAATATCAGACTAACTagataaataaattcatattaaaacaatcagatataatttttttcttttttcttttttttttttttttgtcaccctggctggagtgcagtagtgggatcacggttcactgcatcccagaactcccagactcaagcgatccttccgcctcaccctccagagtagctaggactacagttgcaGGCTACTatacctgctaatttttgtatttttttgtagagacacagtatcgccatgttggccagacttgccttgaactcctgagctcaagcaattctcctgcctcagcctcccaaagtgctgggattataggtgtgagccaccgtgcctggcccatttttcatatattcaaatGAAAGTTTTTGTGTTTGTGGTTTTGAGTcgttggggctttttttttttttttttgagacagggatttgctatgttgcccaggcttatctccaACTCCTAGTGTCAAGCGGTCCTTTCACCgtgacctcctgagtagctgggatgagagacaagtgccactacacccagcttcccagccttttttttttttttttttttgagacggagtctggctctgtcgtccaggctggagtgcagtggcaggatcttggctcactgcaagctccacctcccgggttcacaatcattctgctgcctcagcctccggagtagctgggactacaggcgcccgccaccacgcccagctaatttttttgtatttttagtagagacggggttttaccatgttagccaggatggtctcgatctcctgaccttgtgatccgcccgcctcagccttccaaagtgctgggattacaagcgtgagccaccacgcccggactttttttttttttttttaagacagaatctttctctgtcgcccagactgaagtgcagcgacacaatctcagctcactgtaacctccacctcccaggctcaagcaattctcatgcctcatgcctcagcctaccaagtagctgggattacaagcaagcgctaccacacccggccgatatttgatattttcagtagagatggggtttcaccatattggccaggctgttctcaaactcctggcctcaagttgatatccctgcctctgcctcccaaaagtgctggatttacaggcatgagtcaccatgcccagccatacaCCCaactcatttcattttaataattaatacttGATGTTGGCCAAATAGTGCTGTCCTGGAAAGCAATTTAGCAATTTCTGTTATTAATGGATTTAATAGTATCTGTACTCTTCAAACCACTAAGCCTTAAAAATGTCAATACCCTTTTACCAACTAAATTCACTTCTAGGaataaattggaagaaaaataaaaaagatataaccAAAAAATTATGAACAAAGATGTACAGAGCAGCATTTATTTCGTAACAGTGAAAATATGGATATGGCCTAGATGTTCCATAATAATGCACGTAGCCAATAAAAATCACATTGCCAAAGACATGGCTGTGCTATGAGAAAAATTAGATATGCTTAGTGAAGCTTAAAAATAGCGTGACTCAACACTATCTGTGTTCCTACCATGACTACCAAATCTCTATGGgagattttttcatgtttttattttttttccaaatagggtcttgctttgttgcccaggctggagtgcagtggcaccatcattgTTCACTGCgacctcgaattcctgggttcaagcaatcctccctcctcagcctcccagtagctggtactacaggcaccaccaccaccacacccagttaattaaaaaaaaaaatctgtagagacaaggtcttgctgttttgcccaggctggtctcagactcatatgctcaagcgatgctcccaccttggtctccgaaagtgcagggattacaggcatgagtcaccacacttggccttgGCCTTTCAGGGCATTTTTTATGTTCTATAATCCATATCTATTATTGTTACAGACAAAAGCAATAAccatcctcctttttttttttgacaaaagcaGTCAGGCAGGCTGAGTCACCTCCCGAGCCAGCCCCAGCTATGAGTAGGAATTACTGATCGGATTTTCCCCACTCCCCAGCATCTTGGAAGACTTTGTCCTTACAGCCCCTCTGGTCTGAGCCACACCACCTATTTGCTACCTCCTCACTGCCTTCTCCAAACCTGCCCTGCTCAGGCCTCCTGCCTGGCCTTTGCCACTACGGGACCTCCCACCAGGAGTGCCCTTGATCAGCTCAGAGCCTCAGGCCTCCTCAAGCCCTGTACCCCACATAGCCCCACATTTTTTGCTAAGTTGCAAGTTTGCAATCTATCTtgcacttcctctctctctcttcccctgtgCCTGATACAGTATTGGGCCAGAGGGACAGATAAACACGAACTAAACCAGCATTTGGCCCTTTAACATCTGCTTGCTTTCTGTTCTAAAGTCCTGAATCCCTCGGCTTGGCACCCACCGTTGCAGGTCAAGATCAtccctgcctcctaggctcaTGCTTTGCCTGCACGGGGTACCCTCTCACACTACAGACCTCTTTCAAAGCCTCCCAGAGACTCTTCTTTCCCCCCAACACCCCGCCAGGGTCTCCCCTGCCTGCACCAGCCCCCATCAATCTCTGTCTCCAGCACCACCTTCCCCATTCACTCACGACCTTGACTTTGGTATGTGAATCCATAACACAGTTAAACACTGCACAGCCCAGCGTGCTGAGCACTTCACATGTGCATTTGGGGATTTGCCTCAAGCAGTAGAAATGGGAGCAGAGCTGGTTAAGGCACAGGTCGTCCTGCCTGCCCCAGAGTCTCTGCTCAACCAGTCGAGGATGCGGCCAGAGAATCTACCTTTCTAACAAGGTCCCAGGTAAAACTGTGGCTGGGGGTCTAGAACCACAGACCTAGAGCAGCAGTTGCAAGCTGGTGTCCCAAGGGCCACCTATGGTCCACAGGGATTTCACATAACAATTAaaactttcagcttttctttaaaaaaatcaatatctcTGTCCACACTGGGTCTTTTTTCCTGTGTGATCATCACCATTGGCCGTCTACTCCACCCCTCAACCCTACAGCAGCTGCCCTTCTCTGTGTCCCGTCTGGGGCCTTGGGGACCCGGCAGCTGTGGCCTCAAGGCAAGAACTGTGCCTTGGAATGACACTGAGCCtcccagcctggcatggtgggcaTACAGACTGCCCTGGAAACGCTGTCCCCAGATGATCTGCCTCTCCCCCAGCTGGGCAGCCTTCCTCCGAGACTGCAGCCCAAACATCACTGCTAAGTGTAAGTTGCCTTTTTTACTGCCTCCACCCACCCAGAGAAACAGGTTAACAGAGAGGCACCAGGCAAGGACAGCACAGCCCCAACCTCAAGGCCACTGTCCCCCACATACTCTATACACCAGGAACCCCACAGCCAGTGCCACCCCGACCTTAGTCAGGATACCCACCCTGCCTTTGTCTTAGCCCAGAGGTAAGAACCCACAAGACaggctgggcacggaggctcatgcctgtaatcccagcactttgggaggccgaggtaggcggatcacctgaggtcagaagtttgagaccagcctggccaacatggtgaaaccccatcgctactaaaaatacaaaaattatccaggtgcagtggcaggtgcctgtagtcccagctactcgggaggctgagatatgagaatcatttgaatccgagaggcagaggttgcagcgagctgagattgcgccactgcactccagcctgggtgacagagtgagactccatctcaaaaaataataaaaataaaaataaaaataaaataaataaaacaagttgcCAGACAGAGAGGAGGCTGAAGAAAGATCCGTGTGAGTACAGTACTCCCTTCCTTGTTCCCTGGCCCTGGGTGGGGGGCAGGAGGGGCCTGCCCCCTCTCTGAGATGACCCCATGTGCAGTGACAAGTGAGGCTTGTCACCCCCAGCCCCGGGGACCAAATTTGAACCTGTGCAGTGGGTTAAATAGCATCTCCTCCAAATCCACGTTCACCCGAACCCcagaatgtgaccttgtttggaaatggggtctttgTGAAGTAGGAGGTAGGACCAACTCCAGAGGCAGAGTCCTGACACTGGACTAAATTGAGGACTAGTGAAAACAGGGATGGACAGGGCAGAAGCAGCATTCCAAAAGACATGCCCAGCAGTGCGctatgtcagtttaccattgccatggcaacggCTGggagttaccacccctttccataGCAATGACCCAATGGCCCAAAAAGTTACTAGAAATGTCTGCATAAACTGCCCCTTTATCTGCATGCAATTAAAAGttggtataaatatgactgcaaacGGCCCTAAGCTGCTCCTCAGTATGCTTCCTCTGGCacagccctgctctgcaggagctgGCACGGAGCTGTAACACCTCTTCAGTAAAGCTGTCTTCTCCTACCCACCAGCTTGCCTTGAATTCTCTCCcaggcaaagccaagaacccttgCAAGCTAAGCCCCCTTGGGGGCTCGACTGTCCTGTGCCACTTACAGGCGTTATTAAATGAAGGATGTCAAGATGAGGCCATCCTGGATTTAGGCAGGTCCCTAAATCCAGTGACTAGTGTCCTAGGAAGAAGAGGAGCGGACACAGAGACACGCAGAGGGAAAAACCACATAAAGACAGAGGGAGATCTGCGTGACTAGGCCACAGGCCAAGGAGGCCAggagccaccaggagctggaagaggcaagcgAGGCTCCTTCCCAGCACCTTTGGAGGGAACACAGCTCTGCAGGCACCCTGATCTCACACTTccggtctccagaactgtgagaccgTACGTTGCTGTTGCTCTAAGCCACCCAAAGCATACTAATTGGTTATGGCAGCCCAACTTCCTCAGCACCCCAGTCCCTGGGCACCAGCCCCCATTTAAATCTgctgctctccctctctccctcatccCCTAGCCAGTCCTTGCTTGGTCCTAAGACCTGCCTCCTGGAGCTTCTACCCCTCtcacttgcttttctttctctctttttcttttcttttctttcttttttttttttttttaaagacagggtctcactctgttgcccaggctgcagtgtagtgatGTAATCcttgcttactgcagcctcaacctcctgggctcaagtgatcctcccacctcagcctcctgagtagctgagattacagatgtatgtcaccacacctggctaattttccttttcttagagatggggtctcgctatgttgcccagcctggtttcaaacacctgacctcaagccatcctcctgtcttggcctcccacagcgctgggatcacaggtgtgagccaccagcccaGCATCCCTTGCCTTTCATTCGCACCTCCACCTCCAGAATGACCCGTATTCCCTCCTGTGCAGACGGCGACAACAGCAACTCCTACAAACACCGCCAGACTCATCTTCAAGAGCAGAGGAACTCCCAGTCACGACGACACTCCCGCCCAGCTCTCAAATCCTCCAGGGCTGCCTGCTGTGGGGAGGGATGCACGCTTTGCCTGGCTTTCAAGGCCTGTGCCAACTGGGTCCAAACCAGTTCCCAGCCTGGCCTCACCAGCCCACTGCTGAACCTTTGCTCACGCTGGCCCCTCTCCCTGGAACACCGGCCTTACGACCCCAGGTCTACCTGTGTGAGCACCACCCCACGTTCTAGACCATTTCCAGCAGCCCCTCCCCCACATTGCACCCCTGCTTCTCATGACCTAGGGGCTTCCAGAACATTGGGTCCAGCTGAGTCCTTCCACCCGTCCCTAATGTCCCAACCCTCTGTTGTATATTTTCACAAGGGCCAGGGTGGACCCAGTTCTTCTCGGAATCCCTCACAGGCTCATACCCCGAACCTCAAACAATTCCCGAGCACTCAACCCTGTGCCAGGCGTTGGAGACAGAGGCACGAGACAGCAAGGTCCTTGTTGTCATGGCAGTGACTCTGCAGTGGGCACGTGGGAGGCACCAGAAAAATGTGTTGAATTTGAGCCAATTAAATTGAATCTTGGAGACAGGGGATCTTGGTCTGGCCTCCCACCCAGTAGGCATGAGAGGCTTCCagatcctttttttcctttctgtcctcatttcaacttatttttctttttaccaacAGTGTTATCGTTCTGCTTTTTAATTCTGTTCTGTTAGGAGGGAGGGCTGGAGGGGACCAGGCTGCCTTCTCCAGGCACCTGGCTGCTCTTCTGCCGTGGGTCTTGGATCCCTGGACACTTTCACcagcccccgccccacccccaccgGCCACACCCAGGACTCTGCCTCTGCTGCCCGCACGGGGCTCCCCAGCACCCACAAGCCTGGAAAGGTGAGATGCTGCCACCTACCCCCAGTGCCTGCCCCGACCTAAGACCACCCTGAGGACCATGCCCACCCAGCCAGAACCGCCCACCCAGCTTGCCCATCAGAGCCCGAAGTCAGCGGCAGACAAGGCAGAGGCTGGCCATGGGAATCCCAGAGGATGTCTGCAGTCCGACTGTTAAGCACCGCAACTTCTCACCAGCAAGAATGCCCTGGTTGCTATGGTTACAGCAGATCCTGGATCTAGGCCAAGGCCTCCCAGGGCAGGTCCCCAGGGACCCCTCCCCAGTACTCACAGCGCAGCCAGGCGAAGCCccggggcatggtggtgttcCTCGTCCCCCTGAGAGCTCAGGCGCTGTCCCCAGCAGTGTGTCCACAGAGGCCTAAGTACGGCCTACATGGCCTTGGGGCAGCAGAGGTGGCCACTGAGTCAGGCAAGGGCTGGCCCTGGAGGAGTGGCCAGGCTGCAGGATCGGGCAGGTGCCCCAGAGGCAGCAGCTGCCCTTATCTGCCCAGCAGCGTGGAGGACAGCCTGGGGGCGGTGGCTGTGAGTCCCATGGCAGCCCAGAAGCAGGTCTGAGCCGGTGGCTTGGGGGGTCTTTCGGGGTCTTCCTTTccaaggagcaggaggagagagTCCCTGGCAGGCCCCTCGGAATCTGGGGCTGGGTGACGCTTTCTCTGATTTCTCCGACTGCAGCTGCTCAGTGTGAAATCTGGCtctgggaagagaaaggaggagagaaactGATTATGTAAGAGCAGCACTGCCACTCAGCCATCAGCCACAGTGCACACCGCACCCACAGCCTACACAGGACCACCCGGCCCTGGCAGCTGGACACGGCTCACATGAGAAATGACTTCAGAATGTCCAAGCAGCCCTGGCCCATGAGTGAGTTACGATGACACCAGCTGGCAGCCTGGGGCCTGAACAAAAGCAGGACGAAAGAATGAACAGGTGGTTTGAGTTCACACACTGAGGGCCGTGGTAGCGTCCATGAATGACTCAGGCTGCAGGACAGGTTAAAAAAGCCAATGAGTTCCCACTCCGAAAACAatgccagacgtggtggctcatgcctgtaatcccagcactttgggaggccaaagtgggaggattgtgagagcccaggagttcgagaccagcctgggcaacatagtaagacctcatttctgttaataaaaaataaataaataagaaaaaataattttttttgagacaaagtctcactctgtcatccaggctgaagtgcagtggtgtgatctcagttcactgcaacctctacctcccgggttcaagcaattctcctgcctcagcctcccaagtagccaggattacagatgcacaccaccatgtctggctaatttttgtatttttagtagagatggggtttcaccatgttggccaggccggtctcaaactcctggactcaagtgacctgctgccttggcctcccaaagtgctgggattacaggcgtgagccactgtgcctggccaggacaaAGGTCTTTACATTTATTGAATCTCACAGCAATCTCATGGAAGCACAAAATCTCAGTTtatcaatgaggaaactgaggc
The genomic region above belongs to Chlorocebus sabaeus isolate Y175 chromosome 5, mChlSab1.0.hap1, whole genome shotgun sequence and contains:
- the IL34 gene encoding interleukin-34 isoform X4, which codes for MPRGFAWLRYIGILLGMACGNERLEIWPLTQSEECTVTGFLRDKLQYRNRLQYMKHYFPINYKISVPYEGVFRIANVTRLRARVSERELRYLWVLVSLSATESVQDVLLDGHPSWKYLQEVQTLLLNVQKGLMDVEVSPKVESVLSLLNAPGPNLKPVRPKALLDNCFRVMELLYCSCCKQSSVLNWQDCEVPSPQSYCPEPSLQYAATQLYPPPPWSPSSPPHSTGLARPVRAQGEGLLP
- the IL34 gene encoding interleukin-34 isoform X2; protein product: MSLAVFVGVAVVAVCTGGNTGHSGGGDIGILLGMACGNERLEIWPLTQSEECTVTGFLRDKLQYRNRLQYMKHYFPINYKISVPYEGVFRIANVTRLRARVSERELRYLWVLVSLSATESVQDVLLDGHPSWKYLQEVQTLLLNVQKGLMDVEVSPKVESVLSLLNAPGPNLKPVRPKALLDNCFRVMELLYCSCCKQSSVLNWQDCEVPSPQSYCPEPSLQYAATQLYPPPPWSPSSPPHSTGLARPVRAQGEGLLP
- the IL34 gene encoding interleukin-34 isoform X1 produces the protein MSLAVFVGVAVVAVCTGGNTGHSGGGDIGILLGMACGNERLEIWPLTQSEECTVTGFLRDKLQYRNRLQYMKHYFPINYKISVPYEGVFRIANVTRLQRARVSERELRYLWVLVSLSATESVQDVLLDGHPSWKYLQEVQTLLLNVQKGLMDVEVSPKVESVLSLLNAPGPNLKPVRPKALLDNCFRVMELLYCSCCKQSSVLNWQDCEVPSPQSYCPEPSLQYAATQLYPPPPWSPSSPPHSTGLARPVRAQGEGLLP
- the IL34 gene encoding interleukin-34 isoform X3, which codes for MPRGFAWLRYIGILLGMACGNERLEIWPLTQSEECTVTGFLRDKLQYRNRLQYMKHYFPINYKISVPYEGVFRIANVTRLQRARVSERELRYLWVLVSLSATESVQDVLLDGHPSWKYLQEVQTLLLNVQKGLMDVEVSPKVESVLSLLNAPGPNLKPVRPKALLDNCFRVMELLYCSCCKQSSVLNWQDCEVPSPQSYCPEPSLQYAATQLYPPPPWSPSSPPHSTGLARPVRAQGEGLLP